The Vicingus serpentipes genome includes the window AACAGGTCTAAACGAATGAGTTACTAAGTTTTTGGAAGTACTTTCAAACATTAATTGCCAAAACGAATGTTTATGAGTTCCCAATGCCATCATGTCTATTTCGTTTTCTATACAATAATTTAAAATTCCTAGTTCTTGAGTACTATCAGAATATAATGCTACTCTATACTTATCACCAGATATTGGAGAAAGCCCCTCATTTTCAATAAAATGATTTATCTTCTCCATAGATACTCGCGTTGGCTCAAAATGAGTTGGGGTATTAACCTTTAACAAATGTATTTTGGCATCAAACTTATCAGCAAAAGTTCTAACTATAGAAAAGATTCGATTTGATTCAGGTGAAAAATCTGAAGCAAAAACAATGGAGTCAATTTTCATGTCTGAAACCTTATGTTTAATTGTTAAAACACTAAATTCTGATTTACGAACAACCCTATCAGTATTACTACCTAATAATATATCTGACACAGTAGATGTTCCATGAGAACCCATTAAAATTAAATCTGCCTCTACTTCCTCAGCACATTCTACAATTTTATCACATATCTGGCCATCAATTTTAATATATGTCTCAATTTTAATATTAGCTAAAAAATCAAGCTTAAGCAATTGCTTCAAGTCAACTTCAGCTTTTTTATATTCAGCCTCATCAGTTGAACGAACAACTGTTAATATATGTATTGTACTTTTTCTAATTTTCGCAATAAATGCTGCATATTCTAATGCTGCTTCAGCGTATTTTGAAAAATCAGTAGGAACTAGTAAGCTTTTCATAATTAGTATTTTCAACAAAGTTAATTTCGTAAATCAAATAAACAAATGATAAAAATCAAATATCTTATTAAATGGTTTAATTACCGATTGATAAAAACTATTTTTGTGAAAAACCACGAATTTGAAAACACCAGTAATATTAGTCGTTAATGATGATGGGATAACTGCTCCAGGCATTCTTTCATTAATTGATGTTGTGAAACAATTTGGAAAAGTAACAGTTGTTGCTCCTAATAAACCACAGAGCGGAATGGGACATGCAGTAACCCTTAACAATACCATAAGAGTTGATAAAACAAGTAAAAATGACGTCGATTATTATTCTTGTTCTGGCACACCGGTTGACTGTGTTAAAATTGCTGTAAACAAATTAATGCCTCAACGTCCTGATTTAATTGTATCTGGGATAAATCATGGCTCTAACTCTTCTATTAATGTAATTTACTCTGGTACTATGTCAGCTGCAGTTGAAGGAGCTTTAGAAGGAATTCCTTCTATTGGATTTTCATTATGCGACCATAGCATTGAAGCAGATTTTAGAGCTTCAAAACACTTCGCTAAAAAAATTATTAAAAACGTACTTAATAGCGATTATAAAAAAGGTATTTGTTTAAATGTAAACATCCCTAAAGCTCCAATTGACATGATTGCTGGCATTAAAGTTTGTAAACAAGCAAATGGAAATTGGGAAGAAGATTTTGATGAACGAGTTGACCCAAATGGGAAGACATATTATTGGTTAACTGGTAAATTTGTTGTTTATGACAATACAAATGATACTGACGAATGGGCACTAGCAAATAATTATGTATCAGTTGTACCAGTTCAATACGATGTAACTGATTATTCCGTTATTAATGATTTAAAACATTTTGAAGATGAAACCAACTAAAAAAAAGTTCGATCATTTATTAATAGGGTTAATTCCAGGTATTTTACTTCCAGCAACAGTAATGCATATTATTTTAACCTATTATTCTAATTTTACTTTAGAATATATTTTTGAAAATGCGATGTTCAGTCCGCTAGTTAATGATTTAAAAGGTGCTCTTTTAATTAACTTGGGATTGTTTTTTATTTTTTATTGGTTAAAAAAAGATAACTCTGCCAAAGGTGTTGTATTTGCAACACTTATTTATGCAGCTTTTTACTTATACTATATGTTTTTTATGTAAAATGAAGTATTATATTATTGCTGGTGAAGCCTCTGGAGACTTACATGCTTCAAATCTTATAAAACACCTTAAAGAAACCGATACTAATGCTGAGTTTAGATGTTGGGGAGGAGATTTAATGCAGTCCCAAGGAGCAACTATTGTTAAGCATTATAGAGATTTAGCATTTATGGGCTTTGCCGAAGTGTTAATGAACATTAAAACCATATTACAAAATTTAGCTTTTTGTAAAGAAGATATTACTCAATACCAACCAGATGTAATTATTTTTATAGATTACCCAGGCTTTAATTTAAAAATTGCTGAGTGGGCAAAAGCTCAAAAATTAAAAACTTTTTACTACATCTCGCCACAAATATGGGCTTGGAAACAAAACCGAGTCCACAAAATAAAAAAATGTGTCGACAAAATGTTTGTCATCCTCCCTTTTGAAAAAGATTTTTACAAGAAGTTTGATATGGAGGTTGACTTTGTAGGACATCCTCTATTAGATGCTATTGCTAACAGAAACAAGTTACCATTTGAATCTTTTTGCAAAGAAAATGGTTTATCTAACAAGCCCATAATTGCGCTTTTACCTGGTAGTAGAAAACAAGAAATTTCAAAAATGCTAC containing:
- a CDS encoding universal stress protein, which produces MKSLLVPTDFSKYAEAALEYAAFIAKIRKSTIHILTVVRSTDEAEYKKAEVDLKQLLKLDFLANIKIETYIKIDGQICDKIVECAEEVEADLILMGSHGTSTVSDILLGSNTDRVVRKSEFSVLTIKHKVSDMKIDSIVFASDFSPESNRIFSIVRTFADKFDAKIHLLKVNTPTHFEPTRVSMEKINHFIENEGLSPISGDKYRVALYSDSTQELGILNYCIENEIDMMALGTHKHSFWQLMFESTSKNLVTHSFRPVLTIPIPE
- the surE gene encoding 5'/3'-nucleotidase SurE yields the protein MKTPVILVVNDDGITAPGILSLIDVVKQFGKVTVVAPNKPQSGMGHAVTLNNTIRVDKTSKNDVDYYSCSGTPVDCVKIAVNKLMPQRPDLIVSGINHGSNSSINVIYSGTMSAAVEGALEGIPSIGFSLCDHSIEADFRASKHFAKKIIKNVLNSDYKKGICLNVNIPKAPIDMIAGIKVCKQANGNWEEDFDERVDPNGKTYYWLTGKFVVYDNTNDTDEWALANNYVSVVPVQYDVTDYSVINDLKHFEDETN
- the lpxB gene encoding lipid-A-disaccharide synthase, with translation MKYYIIAGEASGDLHASNLIKHLKETDTNAEFRCWGGDLMQSQGATIVKHYRDLAFMGFAEVLMNIKTILQNLAFCKEDITQYQPDVIIFIDYPGFNLKIAEWAKAQKLKTFYYISPQIWAWKQNRVHKIKKCVDKMFVILPFEKDFYKKFDMEVDFVGHPLLDAIANRNKLPFESFCKENGLSNKPIIALLPGSRKQEISKMLPILLSVVTKFSDYQFVIAGAPSQDKSVYESYLNKNVSIIENKTYQLLEQSSAALVTSGTATLETALFNVPQVVCYKGNKISFLIAKAIVKVKYISLVNLIMDNEVVTELIQEKLTSKNLTKELEKLLTPDNRTVITEKYSVLKQKLGGYGASKRTAQLMNKYLTN